The window CCTTCTCGTCCTCCCGGCGGAAGACCTGGATCAGCCAGGACGAGAACGAACCGGTCACCGCGCCCAGCAGGGCCACGCCGAAGACCATCATCACGACCGCGATCAGCCGCCCCACCGGGGACACCGGGGTGATGTCCCCGTAGCCCACCGTCGTCAGCGTCTGGCTCACCCACCACAGCGAGTCCCCGAAGGTGCGGATCGTGGAGCCGGGGATCAGCCGCTCCTCGTGGTAGACGCACAGCGCCCCCGAGAAGCCGAGCAGGACCGCCGAGAGCCCGGCGTACGTGATCACCCGCTCGTACAGCCCGCGGCGCGGGCGGTTCTGCCTGGCCTGGACGGCGTCGTGGACCTTGACCATCCGCAGGGGCCGCAACAGCGGCAGGATGACCACCAGGGTGTCCAGCCAGTGGAGCCGGACGAAGCGGTGCGGTTTTTGGCGGCTGAGCACCAGCCGGACCACGTAGTCGACGATGAAGCAGATCCACATCAGCAGGACCAGCAGTCCGGCGATGTCCCGCCAGATGTGGTCCGCCTTGTGGGCGAGGACGCGGACCGCGTATCCCGCGATGAAGATCAGGGAGGCGTAGAACAGCGGCAGCTCGGTCCGGCGTTCCCAGGCCTTGTCGCGGGGCTCGACATCGGGGTGCATGTGCCCAGCATCGTGGCGGAGGTGCCCGTCTTCGCCCCGGCGACACGCCCCGCGGGGGCAAGGTCATATGCTGCATCCCATGACGATTGAGCCGGAGCAGCAGATCGGTGTGGGCACGCAGGACGCGTTCCAGCGTCTGTGGACGCCCCACCGGATGGCCTACATCCAGGGGGAGAACAAGCCGACCGGTCCGGAGGCCGGGGACGGCTGTCCCTTCTGCGGGATTCCGGACATGTCGGACGAGGACGGGCTCGTGGTCGCCCGGGGCAGGCACGTCTACGCCGTGCTCAACCTGTACCCGTACAACGGTGGCCACCTGATGGTCGTCCCGTACCGGCACGTCGCCGACTACACGGAACTCGACGCCGCCGAGACCGCCGAGCTCGCCGACCTGACCAAGCGGGCCATGACCGCCCTGCGCAAGGCGTCCGGGGCGCACGGATTCAACATCGGCATGAACCAGGGCGCGGCGGCCGGCGCCGGCATCGCCGCGCACCTGCACCAACACATCGTGCCGCGCTGGGGCGGGGACACGAACTTCATGCCGGTCGTCGGCCACACCAAGGTGCTCCCGCAACTGCTCGCGGACACCCGCCAGATGCTCGCGGACGCCTGGCCCACCGACTGAGACGCGCCGGACGGCCGGGCCGGACGGCCCGCGCCGCCCGGCCCGGCCCACGCCTCCTGGCCCCGCCCGGGCCGACGCCTCGCGGCCCCCAGCCCTACGCGTCGTAGACGTCGGCCTTGCGCGGCGACGGCTCCTGGATCAGACCGCTCATGATCGAGGAGCGGTTGGTGAAGCGGTCGGTGTCCACGCCGTTCTCCTCCAGGACCTTGAACGCGGCGGTGTGCACCGACCGCAGGACCGGGGCCACGGTGCGCAGGGCGTCGTCCGCCATGAAGCGGTGGCG of the Streptomyces sp. NBC_01426 genome contains:
- a CDS encoding potassium channel family protein, giving the protein MHPDVEPRDKAWERRTELPLFYASLIFIAGYAVRVLAHKADHIWRDIAGLLVLLMWICFIVDYVVRLVLSRQKPHRFVRLHWLDTLVVILPLLRPLRMVKVHDAVQARQNRPRRGLYERVITYAGLSAVLLGFSGALCVYHEERLIPGSTIRTFGDSLWWVSQTLTTVGYGDITPVSPVGRLIAVVMMVFGVALLGAVTGSFSSWLIQVFRREDEKGPPGNESSRETPS
- a CDS encoding HIT family protein; the encoded protein is MLHPMTIEPEQQIGVGTQDAFQRLWTPHRMAYIQGENKPTGPEAGDGCPFCGIPDMSDEDGLVVARGRHVYAVLNLYPYNGGHLMVVPYRHVADYTELDAAETAELADLTKRAMTALRKASGAHGFNIGMNQGAAAGAGIAAHLHQHIVPRWGGDTNFMPVVGHTKVLPQLLADTRQMLADAWPTD